Proteins encoded within one genomic window of Episyrphus balteatus chromosome 1, idEpiBalt1.1, whole genome shotgun sequence:
- the LOC129910573 gene encoding pickpocket protein 28 — translation MEMKVSDPSIARSTESVYSDFGSSIPTDVLSDVPSDVIIESRIKYGTKLQMFQGFMMEYSKKSSLHGVRYIFQRKRPLIERLFWAVMFISSVIFSCVVIRQIHIKFLESPVIVSFDETLIPINRVPFPTITICPESKMETEVFNFSNVIERFNFGNDSAQNITFEEMEKLSATLHICDLEVAETIAAFLPKDYEPNIGDVLREIAVSKNITAPFCKWSNRFYFCEHIFSLVATDDGICYQFNGMQPADIYRNESYATQIPDDIEVDFNKNVDRKPNDPPIQYQGSWSIEEGYINQTEESYPLRTIISSARTAFVALLQGLGHNLDYKCRSLRQGYKVYLNSPQNVVFSTSNYFLVRHKQELIVQIYPVYTTTSKGVRKLNPEMRQCFFNSERYLRFFKHYSESNCQFECLTNFTIAKCGCVKFSMPQPEGIRVCSHSDIACYHEAEDDLLKVQQMEIQQSLKDSAMLKSGCNCLPGCTSLSYNFDISQARMAGLGTIQATNDSYDEHPDFMWSRLTVYFKEKQFTAMKRSELYAVTTLIANYGGVLSLSIGFSLLSIVELLYFITIRLKNSLNKRSSKAN, via the exons atggaAATGAAAGTTAGTGATCCGAGTATTGCAAGGAGTACGGAATCAGTTTATTCTGACTTTGGTTCCAGCATTCCGACTGATGTTTTGAGTGATGTCCCTAGTGATGTGATTATTGAGTCACGCATTAAGTATGGCACAAAGTTGCAAATGTTTCAAGGATTCATGATGGAATACTCGAAGAAATCCTCACTTCATGGAGTCCGGTatatttttcaaaggaaaaggCCATTAATCGAAAG GCTTTTCTGGGCTGTTATGTTTATATCATCTGTAATTTTCAGCTGCGTGGTTATCAGGCAGATACACATTAAATTTTTGGAATCTCCGGTAATAGTCAGTTTTGATGAAACTTTGATTCCTATCAACAGAGTTCCCTTTCCGACCATTACAATTTGTCCAGAATCAAAAATGGAAACGGAAGTATTCAATTTTTCCAATGTTATTGAAAGGTTCAATTTTGGAAATGATAGCGCGCAAAACATAACATTTGAAGA AATGGAAAAACTTTCGGCGACGCTTCACATTTGTGATTTAGAGGTTGCTGAAACAATAGCTGCATTTTTGCCAAAAGATTATGAACCTAATATTGGCGATGTCTTGAGAGAAATAGCAGTTTCAAAGAACATTACTGCACCTTTCTGCAAATGGAGCAATCGATTTTATTTCTGTGAGCATATTTTCTCATTGGTAGCTACGGACGATGGAATATGTTATCAATTCAATGGAATGCAACCAGCTGATATCTATCGAAATGAAAG CTACGCAACTCAAATACCAGATGATATTGAagttgatttcaacaaaaatgttgaTCGCAAACCGAATGATCCTCCTATTCAATACCAAGGATCTTGGTCAATAGAAGAAGGTTATATTAACCAGACCGAAGAGTCTTACCCACTTAGGACTATAATTTCATCAGCAAGAACTGCATTTGTTGCATTGCTTCAAGGCCTTGGCCATAATTTGGATTATAAGTGTAGAAGTTTGAGACAAGGTTATAAG GTTTACTTAAATTCACCCCAAAACGTTGTATTTTCTACTAGCAATTACTTTCTAGTTCGACATAAACAGGAACTGATTGTACAAATTTATCCTGTTTATACAACGACTTCAAAAGGTGTGCGGAAACTCAATCCAGAAAT GCGGCAGTGCTTTTTCAACAGTGAACGTtacttgagattttttaaacacTATTCGGAGAGTAATTGCCAGTTTGAATGCTTAACTAATTTTACCATTGCGAAATGTGGATGTGTCAAGTTTTCTATGCcac aacctgAGGGAATAAGAGTGTGCAGTCACTCAGACATTGCATGTTATCACGAAGCTGAAGATGACCTTCTCAAGGTGCAGCAAATGGAAATCCAACAATCACTCAAGGATTCTGCAATGTTAAAGAGTGGGTGCAACTGTCTACCGGGGTGTACATCACTGAGCTATAATTTTGATATATCCCAGGCACGCATGGCAGGATTGGGCACAATTCAGGCAACGAACGACTCATATGATGAGCATCCTGA cttCATGTGGTCAAGACTTACAGTTTATTTTAAGGAGAAACAATTCACAGCTATGAAACGAAGTGAACTATATGCCGTGACAACGCTTATTGCCAACTACGGAGGAGTTTTGAGCCTTTCTATTGGATTCTCTCTTTTAAGTATAGTTGAATTACTATATTTTATTACAATACGTCTGAAGAACAGCTTGAACAAAAGATCGTCTAAAGCTAATTAA